One window of Corynebacterium doosanense CAU 212 = DSM 45436 genomic DNA carries:
- a CDS encoding ArsR/SmtB family transcription factor gives MADDSTLPFEDWAGTFKILGDPSRLRLLTAIHASGQYVSSVTELAEASGLRVATASAALRAMERNQTVGSRRDGRNIHYAIVDTHVHELLHWMGSGHGH, from the coding sequence ATGGCCGACGACAGCACCCTCCCCTTTGAGGACTGGGCCGGCACCTTCAAGATCCTCGGCGACCCCTCGCGGTTGCGCCTGCTCACCGCCATTCATGCCTCGGGCCAGTACGTCTCCTCCGTGACGGAGCTGGCGGAGGCCTCCGGGTTGAGGGTGGCCACGGCCTCGGCGGCGTTGCGGGCGATGGAACGCAACCAGACGGTCGGTTCCCGCCGCGACGGTCGGAACATCCACTACGCCATCGTCGATACGCACGTCCACGAGCTGCTGCACTGGATGGGTTCTGGCCACGGGCACTGA